One Opitutus sp. ER46 genomic region harbors:
- a CDS encoding type II secretion system F family protein, which translates to MALLTSAPSGPAQTSPAAAAKKTGSVRAAQALAKQKAIERKAKTYKLPLGELAMFTQQLASLLTAGLPLVQCLEALQDQTEDPYFRIVIRDVRLDISQGNSFSSAVKKFPNSFNTLFVSMVEAGEASGGLAEILGKVASYFESTVKLTKKVKSAMTYPIAVIGLAIGLVNVLLIFVIPVFAAMFADFGAKLPAPTQFLIDLSNFLKSWWWAIGLTCYAVYWVGNKFVKTPNGRRIKDNFLVKAPIFGNLVHKIALSRFCRTYATLIRSGVPILRTLEIVSAASGKVQIEDACEQIAKHVSQGGQVSEVLAANPFFPPMMKHMVKAGESTGNVDGMMNKIADFYDVECEATVAALTSLIEPMLIVFLGVVVGGIVMAMFLPIFQLGAVAGGVK; encoded by the coding sequence ATGGCACTGCTCACTTCCGCCCCTTCCGGTCCGGCGCAGACTTCGCCAGCCGCCGCGGCGAAAAAGACGGGCAGTGTGCGGGCCGCGCAGGCGCTCGCGAAGCAGAAGGCGATCGAGCGCAAGGCGAAGACCTACAAGCTTCCGCTCGGCGAACTGGCGATGTTCACGCAGCAGCTGGCCTCGCTGCTCACCGCCGGTCTTCCCCTCGTGCAGTGCCTCGAGGCGCTGCAGGACCAGACGGAGGATCCCTACTTCCGGATCGTGATCCGCGACGTGCGGCTCGATATCTCGCAGGGCAATTCCTTCTCCTCGGCGGTGAAGAAGTTTCCCAACTCGTTCAATACGCTGTTCGTCTCGATGGTCGAGGCGGGCGAGGCGAGCGGCGGGCTCGCGGAGATTCTCGGCAAGGTCGCGAGCTACTTCGAGTCGACGGTCAAGCTGACGAAGAAGGTGAAGTCGGCGATGACGTACCCGATCGCCGTTATCGGCCTCGCGATCGGCCTGGTGAACGTGCTGCTGATCTTCGTCATCCCGGTGTTCGCCGCGATGTTTGCCGACTTCGGCGCGAAACTCCCGGCGCCGACCCAGTTCCTGATCGACCTGAGCAACTTCCTGAAGTCGTGGTGGTGGGCGATTGGCCTCACGTGCTATGCGGTTTACTGGGTGGGCAACAAGTTCGTGAAGACGCCGAACGGCCGCCGCATCAAGGACAACTTCCTCGTGAAGGCGCCCATCTTCGGCAACCTCGTCCACAAGATCGCGCTCTCCCGTTTCTGCCGCACGTACGCGACGCTCATCCGCTCCGGCGTGCCCATCCTGCGCACGCTCGAGATCGTCTCCGCCGCGAGCGGCAAGGTGCAGATCGAGGACGCCTGCGAGCAGATCGCCAAGCATGTCAGCCAGGGTGGCCAGGTCTCCGAGGTGCTCGCCGCCAATCCCTTCTTCCCGCCGATGATGAAGCACATGGTCAAGGCGGGTGAGTCCACGGGCAACGTGGACGGCATGATGAACAAGATCGCGGACTTCTACGACGTGGAGTGCGAGGCGACGGTGGCGGCGCTCACGTCGCTGATCGAGCCGATGCTCATCGTTTTCCTCGGCGTGGTCGTCGGCGGCATCGTCATGGCGATGTTCCTGCCGATCTTCCAACTGGGCGCGGTCGCCGGCGGCGTGAAATAA
- a CDS encoding response regulator encodes MPSVLIVDDLVSIHEMLEAVIQPTGFATSFATDGEKALVRYKAEKHDLVLADIDMKPMDGITLLKQLKIYDPSAVVIIMTAYASTESAIQALKFGAFDYLQKPFRVDELIATLRRGLEFRKFQAERATLGAAQGVKTADVESRLIGKSTKLTKLIAQVKKLATVRTPVLLVGENGTGKAAVAEILHAASGAPETAFLRVDCSLSSESHFREGLLGQNGEGGTWVKQAKGGTLFLQHLQCLTPPVQKELVSVLRNTAHGFRLIGTTTEDLEKLVDEGKFHDELFYRVASLPVQMPALRDRPEDIPLLVKHYTAQSANPLFEANVIEFTDDAMAVLTAYHWPGNLTELHQVITKMTGTTESRVITSQQLPLRLRELKHWPALNEYLAGQQKQYIAMVLHASHGDKDAAAKVLGIDPSKLG; translated from the coding sequence ATGCCTTCCGTTCTCATCGTCGACGACCTCGTCTCGATTCACGAGATGCTGGAAGCCGTCATCCAACCCACGGGCTTCGCCACCTCCTTCGCCACGGATGGCGAGAAGGCGCTCGTGCGCTACAAGGCGGAGAAGCACGACCTGGTGCTGGCGGACATCGACATGAAGCCGATGGACGGGATCACGCTGCTGAAGCAGTTGAAGATCTACGATCCGAGCGCCGTGGTGATCATCATGACGGCCTACGCGTCGACGGAGAGCGCGATCCAGGCGCTGAAGTTCGGCGCGTTCGACTACCTGCAGAAACCGTTCCGGGTGGACGAGTTGATTGCCACGCTGCGGCGGGGGCTCGAGTTCCGAAAATTCCAGGCCGAGCGCGCGACGCTCGGCGCGGCGCAGGGCGTGAAGACCGCGGACGTCGAGTCGCGCCTGATCGGGAAGAGCACGAAGCTCACGAAGCTCATCGCACAGGTGAAGAAGCTCGCGACCGTCCGTACGCCGGTGCTCCTGGTGGGCGAGAACGGGACGGGCAAGGCCGCGGTGGCCGAGATCCTGCACGCCGCGAGCGGCGCGCCGGAGACGGCGTTCCTCCGCGTCGATTGTTCGCTGAGCTCGGAATCCCATTTTCGCGAGGGACTGCTCGGGCAGAACGGCGAGGGCGGCACGTGGGTGAAGCAGGCGAAGGGCGGAACGCTCTTCCTCCAGCACCTCCAGTGTCTCACGCCGCCGGTGCAGAAGGAACTGGTCAGCGTGCTGCGCAACACCGCGCACGGTTTCCGGCTGATCGGCACCACGACCGAGGACCTCGAGAAGCTGGTCGACGAGGGCAAGTTCCACGACGAGTTGTTCTACCGCGTCGCCTCGCTGCCGGTGCAAATGCCGGCGCTGCGCGATCGGCCGGAGGATATCCCGCTGCTGGTGAAGCACTACACGGCGCAGTCGGCCAATCCGCTCTTCGAGGCCAACGTCATCGAGTTTACCGACGACGCCATGGCGGTGCTCACGGCTTACCACTGGCCCGGCAATCTGACCGAGCTGCACCAGGTCATCACCAAGATGACCGGCACGACGGAGTCCCGTGTCATAACCTCGCAGCAGCTGCCGTTGCGGCTGCGGGAACTGAAGCACTGGCCGGCGTTGAACGAGTACCTGGCGGGTCAGCAGAAGCAGTACATCGCGATGGTGCTGCATGCCAGCCACGGCGATAAAGACGCAGCTGCCAAGGTGTTGGGTATTGACCCTTCGAAGCTCGGTTGA
- the carB gene encoding carbamoyl-phosphate synthase large subunit — protein MPKRSDLKTILIIGAGPIVIGQACEFDYSGTQACKALREEGYRVVLVNSNPATIMTDPEFADVTYIEPLTVAFLERIIAAERPDALLPTLGGQTALNLSMELHKQGILEKYGVEMIGAKPAAIAKGEDRELFKQAMLKIGLDVARSRTVKSMAEALAAADELAMFPLIIRPSFTLGGSGGGIAYNKEEFDQIVANGLELSPVHEVLVEECLLGWKEYEMEVMRDHKDQCVVICSIENFDPMGVHTGDSITVAPAMTLTDKEYQIMRDASFAVIREIGVETGGSNIQFSVDPETGRMVVIEMNPRVSRSSALASKATGFPIAKIAAKLAVGYTLDELRNDITRLTPASFEPTIDYVVTKIPRFTFEKFPDADATLTSAMKSVGEAMAIGRTFKESLQKCLRSLETGARGFGGGRNGGDEPVEEKVINAKLGTPNAERIFYIRHAFRAGYTVEHIFDLTKIDPWFLHQLREIWEMEEALRRETLATITPEAFRRAKQFGFADAQLAHLLKSDLATVRAERKARGIHTTYRLVDTCAAEFEAFTPYYYSSYGDENEIMPPSGKQKIMILGGGPNRIGQGIEFDYCCVHASFALRELGYESVMVNSNPETVSTDYDTSDRLYFEPLTLEDVLEIYQQEKCDGVIVQFGGQTPLNLATALKANGVNIIGTSPESIEIAEDRKLFAAILQKLKLKQPDNRTALSEAEAITSAGELGYPVLVRPSFVLGGRGMFILYSEEELRAVVRQVFDVMPGKPVLIDKFLEDAIELDVDCISDGEAAVIGGMLEHIEYAGVHSGDAAMVMPPHTLPKTMLATVRKATYELARELKVIGLMNVQFAIKANELYVLEVNPRASRTVPFVAKAIGVPLAKLAAKVMTGRKLKDLGFTREKSPKHWCVKEAVFPFVRFPGATIALGPEMRSTGEVMGLDENLGIAFAKAQAAAKPGLPTKGNVFLSVKDSDKARGVKLAKALEQLGFTIYSTSGTAKTLAEAGVAVKKLAKIQEGRPNAIDLIKNGQIQMIINTPGGMIPRRDENAIRSAAYAHNVCIMTTITGAAAAVEGIRALKEVQVGVRPLQKYHGTGVNVVG, from the coding sequence ATGCCCAAACGCTCCGACCTGAAGACCATCTTGATCATCGGTGCTGGCCCCATCGTCATCGGCCAGGCTTGCGAATTCGACTACTCAGGCACCCAGGCCTGCAAGGCGCTGCGGGAGGAGGGCTATCGCGTGGTGTTGGTGAACTCGAATCCGGCGACGATCATGACGGATCCGGAGTTCGCGGATGTAACTTATATTGAGCCGCTTACGGTTGCGTTTCTGGAGCGGATCATCGCGGCGGAGCGCCCCGACGCGCTGCTGCCGACGTTGGGTGGCCAGACCGCGCTCAACCTGTCGATGGAACTGCACAAGCAGGGTATCCTCGAGAAGTACGGCGTGGAGATGATCGGCGCGAAGCCGGCGGCGATCGCGAAGGGCGAGGACCGGGAGCTGTTCAAGCAGGCGATGCTGAAGATCGGCTTGGATGTGGCACGTTCGCGGACGGTGAAGTCGATGGCCGAGGCGCTGGCCGCGGCCGATGAACTGGCGATGTTCCCGCTGATCATCCGCCCGTCCTTCACGCTCGGCGGTTCGGGCGGCGGCATCGCGTACAACAAGGAGGAGTTCGACCAGATCGTGGCGAATGGCCTCGAGCTTTCACCGGTGCACGAGGTGCTCGTGGAAGAGTGCCTGCTGGGGTGGAAGGAGTACGAGATGGAGGTGATGCGCGACCACAAGGACCAGTGCGTCGTGATCTGCTCGATCGAGAATTTTGACCCGATGGGCGTCCACACCGGCGACTCGATCACGGTGGCGCCGGCGATGACCCTGACGGACAAGGAGTATCAGATCATGCGCGACGCGTCCTTCGCGGTGATCCGCGAGATCGGCGTCGAGACCGGCGGTTCGAACATCCAGTTTTCCGTCGACCCCGAGACCGGCCGCATGGTGGTGATCGAGATGAACCCGCGCGTGTCGCGGTCCTCGGCGCTGGCGTCGAAGGCCACCGGCTTCCCGATCGCGAAGATCGCGGCGAAGCTGGCGGTCGGTTACACGCTCGACGAGCTCCGCAACGACATCACCCGCCTGACGCCTGCGAGCTTCGAGCCGACGATTGACTACGTGGTGACGAAGATCCCGCGGTTCACCTTCGAGAAGTTCCCGGACGCCGACGCCACCTTGACCTCCGCGATGAAGTCGGTGGGCGAGGCGATGGCGATCGGCCGGACCTTCAAGGAGTCGCTGCAGAAGTGCCTGCGCTCGCTCGAGACCGGGGCGCGCGGATTTGGCGGCGGCCGCAACGGCGGGGACGAGCCGGTGGAGGAGAAGGTGATCAACGCGAAGCTCGGCACGCCGAACGCGGAGCGGATCTTCTACATCCGGCACGCGTTCCGGGCGGGCTACACGGTCGAGCACATCTTCGACCTGACGAAGATCGATCCCTGGTTCCTGCATCAGCTCCGCGAGATCTGGGAGATGGAGGAGGCGCTACGCCGCGAGACGCTGGCGACGATCACGCCCGAAGCGTTCCGGCGCGCGAAGCAATTCGGCTTCGCCGACGCCCAGCTGGCGCACCTGCTGAAGAGCGACCTCGCGACGGTGCGGGCGGAGCGCAAGGCGCGCGGCATCCATACCACGTACCGGCTGGTGGATACCTGCGCGGCGGAGTTCGAGGCGTTCACGCCGTATTACTATTCCAGTTACGGCGACGAGAACGAGATCATGCCGCCGAGCGGCAAGCAGAAGATCATGATCCTCGGCGGCGGCCCGAACCGGATCGGCCAGGGCATTGAGTTCGATTATTGCTGCGTGCACGCGAGCTTCGCGCTCCGCGAGCTCGGCTATGAGAGCGTGATGGTGAACTCGAACCCCGAGACCGTCTCGACCGACTACGACACCAGCGACCGCCTGTATTTCGAGCCGCTCACGCTCGAGGACGTGCTGGAAATCTACCAGCAGGAGAAGTGCGACGGCGTGATCGTGCAGTTCGGCGGGCAGACCCCGCTCAACCTCGCGACCGCGCTGAAGGCCAATGGCGTCAACATCATCGGCACCTCGCCGGAGAGCATCGAGATTGCGGAGGACCGGAAGCTGTTCGCGGCGATCCTGCAGAAGCTGAAGCTGAAGCAGCCCGACAACCGCACCGCCCTGAGCGAGGCCGAGGCGATCACGTCGGCGGGCGAGCTCGGCTACCCGGTGCTGGTCCGGCCCTCCTTCGTGCTGGGCGGGCGCGGCATGTTCATCCTCTACAGCGAGGAGGAGCTGCGCGCCGTCGTGCGCCAGGTGTTCGACGTCATGCCCGGCAAGCCGGTCCTGATCGACAAGTTCCTCGAGGATGCGATCGAGCTCGACGTCGACTGCATCAGCGACGGCGAGGCCGCCGTGATCGGCGGCATGCTCGAGCACATCGAGTACGCCGGCGTGCATTCCGGTGACGCCGCGATGGTGATGCCGCCGCACACGCTGCCGAAGACGATGCTGGCGACGGTGCGGAAGGCGACGTACGAGCTCGCGCGCGAGCTGAAGGTGATCGGCCTGATGAACGTGCAGTTCGCGATCAAGGCCAACGAACTCTACGTGCTGGAGGTGAACCCGCGCGCCTCGCGCACGGTGCCGTTCGTGGCGAAGGCCATCGGCGTGCCGCTGGCGAAGCTGGCCGCGAAGGTGATGACCGGGCGCAAGCTGAAGGACCTCGGCTTCACTCGGGAGAAGAGCCCAAAGCACTGGTGCGTGAAGGAGGCGGTGTTCCCCTTCGTGCGGTTCCCGGGGGCGACGATCGCGCTGGGGCCGGAGATGCGCTCGACCGGCGAGGTGATGGGCCTGGATGAGAACCTCGGCATCGCGTTCGCGAAGGCGCAGGCCGCGGCCAAGCCGGGTCTCCCGACCAAGGGCAACGTGTTCCTCTCGGTGAAGGACAGCGACAAGGCGCGCGGCGTGAAGCTGGCCAAGGCGCTCGAGCAACTCGGGTTCACCATCTATTCCACGAGCGGAACCGCGAAGACGCTGGCGGAGGCCGGCGTGGCGGTGAAGAAGCTCGCGAAGATTCAGGAAGGCCGGCCGAACGCGATCGACCTGATCAAGAACGGCCAGATCCAGATGATCATCAACACCCCGGGCGGCATGATCCCGCGCCGGGACGAGAACGCGATCCGCTCCGCAGCTTACGCCCACAACGTGTGCATCATGACCACGATCACGGGCGCCGCCGCGGCGGTGGAAGGCATTCGCGCGCTCAAGGAAGTCCAGGTCGGGGTGCGTCCGCTGCAGAAATACCACGGCACCGGCGTGAACGTGGTGGGTTGA
- a CDS encoding quinone oxidoreductase — MIAIRIHETGGIERLRVDDIPVTEPGPGEIRLRVEAAGVNFIDTYRRSGLYPVPLPHVLGQEAAGIVTSVGAGVTTFKVGDRVATAAARGGYAEETIAAAAQVVLVPGAIRADVAVAAMVQGLTAHYLATSTFPLQAGHAALVHAGAGGVGLLLIQIARRRGARVLATVGAEEKAALAKQAGAEAVCVYTREDFTAAARAFTGGRGVDVVYDGVGRATFEGSLNSLRPRGLMVTYGNASGAVPDFKPLLLSEKGSLFLTRPKLAEYVATPEELRARSAELFRWIEARDLQVRIGASFPLRAAGEAHRALESRATTGKVVLRP; from the coding sequence ATGATTGCGATCCGCATCCATGAAACCGGCGGCATCGAACGGCTGCGCGTTGACGACATCCCCGTGACGGAGCCCGGGCCGGGCGAGATCCGCCTCCGCGTCGAGGCGGCCGGGGTGAACTTCATCGACACGTACCGGCGCAGCGGGCTGTACCCGGTGCCATTGCCGCACGTGCTCGGGCAGGAGGCGGCGGGCATCGTGACCTCGGTCGGCGCGGGCGTGACGACCTTCAAGGTGGGGGACCGCGTGGCGACGGCCGCGGCGCGCGGCGGCTATGCCGAGGAGACGATCGCGGCGGCGGCGCAGGTCGTGCTGGTGCCGGGGGCGATCCGGGCGGACGTCGCGGTGGCTGCGATGGTGCAGGGACTTACCGCGCATTACCTCGCCACCTCGACCTTCCCGTTGCAGGCGGGGCATGCCGCGCTCGTGCATGCGGGGGCGGGCGGCGTGGGGTTGCTGTTGATCCAGATCGCGCGGCGCCGCGGGGCGCGCGTGCTGGCGACGGTCGGCGCGGAGGAAAAGGCGGCGCTGGCGAAGCAGGCGGGCGCGGAGGCGGTGTGCGTTTACACGCGCGAGGATTTCACCGCGGCGGCGCGGGCCTTCACGGGCGGGCGCGGCGTGGACGTCGTCTACGATGGCGTTGGCCGGGCAACGTTCGAAGGCTCGCTCAACAGCCTGCGGCCGCGGGGCCTGATGGTCACGTACGGCAACGCGAGCGGCGCCGTCCCGGACTTCAAGCCGCTGCTGCTCTCGGAGAAGGGCTCGCTGTTCCTGACGCGGCCGAAACTGGCGGAGTATGTCGCCACGCCGGAGGAGTTGCGCGCGCGCAGCGCGGAGCTGTTTCGCTGGATCGAGGCGCGGGACCTGCAGGTGCGGATCGGCGCCTCATTTCCGCTGCGCGCGGCGGGCGAGGCGCACCGCGCGCTCGAGAGCCGGGCGACGACGGGCAAGGTCGTGCTGCGGCCGTAG
- a CDS encoding YciI family protein → MKHYIIEITYTAPIAEIEKHLAQHRAHLQTGYDRKLLLMSGPQEPRVGGIVVARASTREELEAFCAVDPYRVAGVATYRFIEFSPVKHQPDLAWWL, encoded by the coding sequence ATGAAACACTACATCATCGAGATCACCTACACCGCGCCGATCGCCGAGATCGAGAAGCACCTCGCGCAGCATCGCGCCCACCTGCAGACCGGCTACGACCGGAAACTGCTCCTCATGTCCGGTCCGCAGGAGCCGCGCGTGGGCGGGATTGTCGTCGCCCGCGCCTCCACGCGCGAGGAACTCGAGGCCTTCTGCGCCGTCGACCCATACCGCGTCGCCGGCGTCGCCACGTATCGCTTCATCGAATTCAGCCCGGTCAAGCACCAGCCCGACCTGGCGTGGTGGCTCTAG
- the purU gene encoding formyltetrahydrofolate deformylase, giving the protein MSTSSATLVALLHGPDQPGLVARVAGWIFARGGNILHADQHRDMEAGVFFQRIEWVPTGAPGVEQRDTEDFYAFAESLGMEAQVSVSTHRPRVAVFVSKADHCFHDLVLRWKAGDFACDLVAVVSNHTDLAAAAQGYGLTFYHLPVTAANKPEGEARQLALLKELKVDLVVLARYMQVLSADFLDQVGCPVINIHHSFLPAFAGGKPYHQAHARGVKLIGATAHYATRDLDEGPIIHQDVARVTHRHGVEDLVRKGRDLERIVLAQAVRWHLASRVLVYGNKTVVFD; this is encoded by the coding sequence ATGTCCACGTCGTCCGCCACGCTCGTCGCTCTCCTGCACGGTCCGGATCAGCCCGGCCTGGTCGCCCGGGTTGCCGGTTGGATTTTCGCGCGCGGCGGCAACATCCTGCACGCCGACCAGCATCGGGACATGGAGGCGGGCGTGTTTTTCCAGCGCATCGAATGGGTGCCGACCGGGGCGCCGGGCGTGGAGCAGCGGGACACGGAGGACTTTTATGCGTTTGCCGAGTCGCTGGGCATGGAGGCGCAGGTGTCGGTCTCGACGCACCGGCCCCGCGTGGCGGTCTTCGTATCGAAGGCCGACCATTGTTTCCATGATCTGGTGCTGCGCTGGAAGGCGGGGGATTTCGCGTGCGACCTCGTCGCGGTCGTGAGCAACCACACCGACCTGGCGGCGGCGGCGCAGGGCTACGGCCTAACGTTTTACCACCTGCCGGTGACGGCGGCGAACAAGCCCGAGGGCGAGGCGCGGCAGTTGGCGCTGCTGAAGGAGCTGAAGGTCGACCTGGTGGTGCTGGCTCGGTACATGCAGGTGCTGTCGGCGGACTTTCTCGATCAGGTCGGTTGCCCCGTGATCAACATTCACCACTCGTTCCTGCCGGCGTTTGCGGGCGGCAAACCGTATCACCAGGCGCATGCGCGCGGGGTGAAGCTCATCGGGGCGACGGCCCACTACGCCACCCGCGACCTCGACGAAGGCCCGATCATTCATCAGGACGTCGCCCGCGTGACGCATCGTCACGGCGTGGAGGACCTGGTCCGCAAGGGTCGCGATCTCGAGCGTATCGTGCTCGCGCAGGCCGTGCGCTGGCACCTGGCCAGCCGCGTGCTCGTGTACGGCAACAAGACCGTGGTGTTCGATTGA
- a CDS encoding tetratricopeptide repeat protein, protein MAANLPSDSKPTGAQENPASTVPALSFEEQMSRFWQKNRTMILVLCAVILVAIVGRDVWGYVQRAGERKVEAAFVASNTPEKQRAFIAEHPKHTLAAVAEVQLADEAYKAGKSADAVAGYDRAIAILKQDPLAARAQLGRALAQVQGGKVVEAIAGLKALADDAAQLKAVRTEAAYNLASLAAEAGNAADVQKYIDQLNQIDPASVWARRAMPLQAAFAKPVAPATPAAPKADAPAGVQLKLPGK, encoded by the coding sequence ATGGCCGCAAATCTCCCTTCCGACTCGAAACCCACTGGCGCCCAGGAAAATCCGGCCAGCACCGTCCCCGCGCTCTCGTTCGAAGAGCAGATGAGCCGTTTCTGGCAGAAGAACCGGACGATGATCCTGGTGCTCTGCGCGGTGATTCTGGTCGCGATCGTCGGCCGTGACGTCTGGGGGTATGTGCAGCGGGCAGGGGAGCGCAAGGTCGAGGCCGCCTTTGTGGCGTCCAATACGCCCGAAAAGCAGCGCGCCTTTATCGCCGAGCATCCGAAGCACACCCTGGCGGCCGTCGCGGAGGTGCAGCTGGCGGACGAGGCCTACAAGGCCGGGAAGTCGGCCGATGCGGTTGCCGGCTATGACCGCGCGATTGCCATTCTCAAGCAGGATCCCCTCGCGGCCCGCGCCCAGCTTGGTCGCGCGCTGGCTCAGGTGCAGGGCGGCAAGGTAGTGGAAGCGATTGCGGGCCTCAAGGCGCTGGCGGACGACGCCGCGCAGTTGAAGGCGGTGCGCACCGAGGCGGCCTATAACCTCGCAAGTCTCGCCGCGGAAGCGGGCAATGCGGCGGACGTGCAGAAGTACATTGACCAGCTCAACCAGATTGACCCGGCGAGCGTGTGGGCCCGTCGGGCGATGCCGCTGCAAGCGGCCTTTGCCAAGCCCGTGGCCCCGGCCACGCCGGCGGCGCCGAAGGCTGATGCTCCGGCCGGCGTGCAGCTGAAGCTGCCGGGCAAGTGA
- a CDS encoding LysM peptidoglycan-binding domain-containing protein, translating to MDTISRENNSMLPVGSIIVGVVALLLGGFALVQASKANKALADHQVKIDKIDGIEQQVASAAQAAEQSKQNITKLNQETQTAFNTVSTIIGNLQTSVTKLEEAAKKPAVASKKGGSGAPAVAGDEYIVKSGDSGAKIARAHGVALADLMSVNPGVEWTKLKQGQKVKLPKK from the coding sequence ATGGACACCATTTCTCGTGAAAACAACAGCATGCTCCCGGTAGGCAGCATTATTGTGGGCGTTGTCGCTCTGCTGCTCGGCGGTTTTGCTCTCGTGCAAGCCTCCAAGGCCAACAAGGCGTTGGCCGATCACCAGGTTAAGATCGATAAGATCGACGGCATCGAGCAGCAGGTTGCGAGCGCCGCGCAGGCCGCGGAGCAGAGCAAGCAGAACATCACGAAGCTGAATCAAGAGACGCAGACCGCGTTCAACACGGTCAGCACGATCATCGGCAATCTCCAGACGTCGGTGACGAAGCTCGAGGAAGCCGCCAAGAAGCCGGCGGTCGCGTCCAAGAAGGGTGGCAGCGGCGCCCCGGCGGTCGCGGGTGACGAGTACATCGTCAAGAGCGGCGACAGTGGCGCGAAGATCGCCCGCGCGCACGGCGTTGCGCTCGCTGATCTGATGTCGGTGAACCCCGGCGTCGAGTGGACCAAGCTGAAGCAGGGTCAGAAGGTCAAGCTGCCGAAGAAATAA
- a CDS encoding NUDIX hydrolase — MNQPSLGPARWEKLGVESRLKTRVFEVTGVQYRHGPRGTTREFSVIQAPDWVNVLAVTPEGRCVLVRQFRYGIDEFSLEIPGGIMEAGEDPVAAGTRELVEETGYSGTSARLLGSVHPNPALQANRCHLVLVEDARLTHPLGWDEDEEIEVSTMPVDDVFALARRGGITHSMVLDAFFLFAPEWEAMRVRCGR, encoded by the coding sequence ATGAATCAACCGTCGCTTGGTCCAGCCCGTTGGGAGAAGCTCGGAGTGGAATCGCGGCTGAAAACCCGGGTGTTCGAGGTTACGGGCGTGCAGTACCGGCATGGCCCGCGCGGCACCACCCGCGAGTTCAGCGTTATCCAAGCCCCGGATTGGGTGAATGTGTTGGCGGTGACGCCGGAGGGCCGCTGCGTCCTCGTGCGGCAGTTCAGGTACGGCATCGACGAGTTTTCACTGGAGATCCCAGGTGGCATCATGGAGGCGGGGGAGGATCCGGTGGCGGCGGGGACGCGGGAACTGGTCGAAGAGACCGGGTATAGCGGCACGTCCGCACGATTGCTGGGTAGCGTGCATCCGAATCCGGCCCTGCAGGCGAATCGCTGCCATCTGGTTCTGGTCGAGGATGCGCGCCTGACGCATCCGCTCGGTTGGGACGAGGATGAGGAGATCGAGGTATCGACCATGCCGGTCGATGACGTGTTCGCGCTGGCCCGGCGGGGCGGAATCACGCACAGCATGGTGCTGGACGCCTTCTTCCTGTTTGCGCCCGAATGGGAGGCAATGCGTGTCCGATGTGGCCGCTGA
- a CDS encoding succinate dehydrogenase cytochrome b subunit, translating into MNSGGSFFCSSIGRKILMAVSGLMLIGFVVGHLVGNLQVFQGPEHLNGYAEFLHTMGPMLWVARIGVVAAVLVHVWAATVLTLENRAARGPEVYGFKHTIQATLASRSMRITGYIVGAFLLYHLAHFTWGLAQVDTFKDSLKEYPLATDYRVAGFVAVKAGTITKDVYNMVVLGFQNVFVSGFYIVAVGLLSFHLVHGFDSMFQTFGLRSGRWARGLRLVSILFCTVYFLGNLAMPAAVLLGKLQPHTPAVAAAHK; encoded by the coding sequence ATGAATTCTGGAGGCTCCTTTTTCTGTTCCTCAATTGGACGCAAGATCCTGATGGCCGTCAGCGGCCTGATGTTGATCGGCTTCGTCGTTGGCCACCTCGTGGGCAATCTTCAGGTCTTCCAAGGCCCGGAGCACCTGAATGGCTACGCCGAGTTCCTCCATACCATGGGGCCGATGCTTTGGGTGGCGCGCATTGGCGTCGTCGCAGCGGTCCTTGTGCACGTCTGGGCGGCCACCGTCCTGACGCTTGAGAATCGAGCGGCCCGCGGCCCTGAGGTCTACGGGTTCAAGCACACCATCCAGGCGACGCTGGCGTCCCGCTCGATGCGGATCACCGGCTACATCGTCGGCGCCTTCCTGCTCTACCATCTGGCGCACTTCACCTGGGGCCTCGCTCAGGTCGACACATTCAAGGACTCCCTGAAGGAGTACCCGCTCGCGACCGACTACCGCGTCGCTGGTTTCGTGGCGGTGAAAGCCGGCACGATCACGAAGGACGTCTACAACATGGTGGTCCTCGGCTTCCAGAACGTGTTTGTCTCCGGCTTCTACATCGTCGCCGTGGGGCTGCTCAGCTTCCACCTCGTGCACGGGTTCGACAGCATGTTCCAGACGTTCGGGCTTCGGTCCGGTCGCTGGGCCCGCGGCCTGCGCCTCGTGTCGATCCTCTTCTGCACGGTGTACTTCCTCGGCAATCTCGCGATGCCGGCTGCGGTGCTGCTCGGCAAGCTGCAGCCTCATACGCCGGCGGTGGCCGCGGCTCACAAGTAA